The Desulfomicrobium escambiense DSM 10707 genome has a window encoding:
- a CDS encoding pseudouridine synthase translates to MVAAGFSLVADGPGFLVVDKDPGLDFHDCEGRPGLCTLVRRHLERPVFPVHRLDKATSGLLLLATDRRRAADLAALFRERLVEKFYIALSDSPPRKKQGLVQGDMVRSRRGTWKLTRTMERPAGTRFFSFSVGPGLRLFVLKPLTGRTHQLRVAMKSLGSPILGDELYHPHVPDWPDRMYLHAHTLRFCLGGTEFGYACAPKAGRLFLEERFGHALAGLGALEALPWPGRRE, encoded by the coding sequence ATGGTAGCCGCCGGATTCTCCCTCGTGGCTGACGGGCCCGGATTCCTTGTCGTGGACAAGGATCCGGGCCTCGATTTTCACGACTGCGAAGGCCGCCCCGGGCTGTGCACGCTGGTCCGGCGGCATCTGGAGCGGCCCGTGTTCCCGGTGCACCGGCTGGACAAGGCGACCTCCGGGCTTCTGCTCCTGGCCACGGACCGCCGCCGGGCCGCTGACCTTGCCGCCCTGTTCCGGGAACGGCTCGTAGAGAAGTTCTACATCGCCCTTTCGGACTCCCCGCCGCGCAAGAAGCAGGGGCTGGTGCAGGGCGACATGGTCCGCTCCCGGCGCGGGACATGGAAACTGACCCGGACCATGGAACGCCCGGCCGGGACGCGTTTCTTCAGCTTCTCCGTCGGGCCGGGGCTGCGCCTTTTCGTCCTCAAGCCCCTGACGGGGCGCACGCACCAGTTGCGCGTGGCCATGAAGAGCCTGGGCTCCCCCATCCTGGGCGACGAACTCTACCATCCCCACGTGCCGGACTGGCCGGACCGCATGTACCTGCACGCCCACACCCTGCGCTTTTGTCTGGGGGGAACGGAGTTCGGCTACGCGTGCGCGCCGAAGGCCGGGAGGCTATTTCTGGAAGAGCGGTTCGGGCACGCGCTCGCAGGTCTGGGGGCTCTTGAGGCGCTCCCGTGGCCGGGAAGGCGAGAATGA